The following proteins are co-located in the Candidatus Omnitrophota bacterium genome:
- the murG gene encoding undecaprenyldiphospho-muramoylpentapeptide beta-N-acetylglucosaminyltransferase gives MRDVPMRVLIAAGGSGGHIFPAIALAAELKKSAPGSIDVMFVGSDKALDRRIFEKEGVKYSLVSANKFPYKPSFEIVPFFIKLKIDLARTLFTMLSYKPDVVVGFGGYVSCPVVIVAWLLRIPCLVHEQNVRPGRSNAILFRLASMIAVSFERTRRIKSIEKHAGKFILTGNPLRPEVLKDDKTFSIKQFGLDGAKFTILVIGGSQGAHILNETFIAAMAGMDKAVRPSFQVIHLTGVKDYEWAVKMYSAIDGLSARVYSFIDRMEEAYSSADLAITRSGASAIFELACFSCPMILVPYPFAMSHQAENAKVFEEAGAAMVIEEKTLDAVALRGQILRLAKDSAGRKKMGEAAKALSAPDASARLAKEVFRLSEK, from the coding sequence ATGCGAGACGTGCCGATGAGGGTGTTGATAGCGGCAGGAGGCTCGGGCGGGCACATATTTCCGGCGATAGCGCTTGCCGCGGAGCTGAAGAAATCGGCTCCGGGATCGATCGATGTGATGTTCGTAGGCAGTGATAAGGCGCTCGATCGACGGATATTCGAAAAAGAAGGAGTTAAATATTCGCTCGTTTCGGCGAATAAATTTCCGTATAAGCCGTCTTTCGAGATTGTACCGTTCTTTATAAAACTTAAGATAGACCTGGCGAGAACATTATTTACGATGCTATCATACAAGCCGGACGTGGTGGTGGGTTTCGGCGGATATGTGTCGTGCCCGGTTGTGATAGTGGCCTGGTTACTGCGCATACCGTGTCTGGTGCATGAGCAGAATGTCCGGCCGGGGCGATCGAACGCCATATTATTTCGACTGGCCAGCATGATCGCCGTAAGTTTTGAACGGACGCGCAGGATAAAATCCATAGAAAAACATGCTGGTAAGTTTATACTGACGGGCAACCCTCTAAGGCCGGAAGTTTTGAAAGACGATAAGACTTTTTCTATAAAACAATTTGGGCTCGACGGGGCAAAGTTTACTATTCTCGTCATAGGCGGCAGTCAGGGCGCTCATATCCTGAATGAGACATTTATTGCGGCAATGGCGGGAATGGATAAGGCGGTAAGGCCCTCTTTTCAGGTGATACACCTTACAGGCGTGAAAGATTACGAATGGGCCGTGAAGATGTACAGCGCTATCGATGGGTTGTCTGCGCGCGTCTATTCGTTTATCGATAGGATGGAGGAGGCGTATAGCTCGGCGGATCTGGCGATAACGCGCAGTGGCGCTTCCGCGATATTCGAGCTGGCTTGTTTTAGTTGTCCGATGATATTGGTGCCGTATCCGTTTGCCATGAGCCATCAGGCGGAGAATGCCAAAGTTTTCGAGGAAGCAGGCGCGGCTATGGTGATAGAGGAGAAAACTCTGGATGCTGTGGCGCTTAGGGGGCAGATATTACGTCTGGCGAAAGATTCCGCCGGGCGCAAAAAGATGGGTGAGGCCGCAAAGGCCCTGAGCGCGCCGGATGCGTCGGCGCGTCTTGCGAAGGAGGTATTTAGGTTAAGTGAAAAATAA
- the ftsW gene encoding putative lipid II flippase FtsW, giving the protein MRDVRRSIFLITIMLVAVGIIMIYSASSIYAYSSMGDSLYFIKRHLIYLAVGFILMFFAMACDLKKLQKLSKPMMLLAIFMLVLVLIPHIGRETSGARRWFKIGPVNFQPSEFAKIAVLVYMADIVARKGTIMKAFFRGFLPAAIMLGAVVGFVLLEPDLGTAITVCLITFIVLYVGGINPAYIWGSFLASLPILYILLFRVEYRRKRLMVFLNPWADKRGAGFQIIQSFVALGSGGPFGVGLGQSRQKLFYLPASHTDFIFSIIGEELGLAGVAVILSLFAFFIWQGMKVVFKAVDTFDRSLALGIVSLIAIETIINVGVTAGALPTKGLPLPFISYGGSGLIFHLVAVGLLLNVAKSCETCR; this is encoded by the coding sequence ATGAGAGATGTAAGAAGGTCGATATTCCTTATAACGATCATGCTCGTTGCCGTAGGGATCATAATGATATACTCGGCGAGCTCGATATATGCATATTCTTCGATGGGCGACAGTTTGTATTTTATAAAGCGTCATCTTATCTATCTGGCGGTAGGTTTTATACTTATGTTCTTTGCCATGGCCTGCGACCTGAAGAAATTGCAGAAGCTTTCGAAGCCGATGATGCTTCTGGCTATATTTATGCTGGTACTGGTACTCATACCGCACATCGGCAGGGAGACATCCGGCGCCAGGCGCTGGTTCAAAATAGGACCGGTAAATTTTCAGCCGTCCGAATTTGCGAAGATAGCAGTTCTGGTTTATATGGCGGATATTGTCGCCCGCAAAGGAACGATAATGAAAGCATTCTTCCGCGGTTTTCTCCCGGCGGCCATTATGCTGGGCGCTGTTGTGGGTTTTGTACTTCTGGAGCCCGACCTTGGCACTGCCATAACGGTGTGTCTGATAACTTTCATAGTACTTTATGTCGGCGGAATCAATCCCGCGTATATCTGGGGTTCGTTTCTGGCCAGCCTGCCGATATTATATATTCTGCTTTTTCGTGTTGAATACCGGAGGAAGCGTCTTATGGTATTCCTGAATCCATGGGCGGATAAGCGGGGAGCGGGTTTTCAAATAATACAATCGTTCGTTGCGCTCGGTTCAGGCGGGCCTTTTGGCGTAGGCCTTGGGCAGTCGCGCCAGAAACTTTTTTATCTTCCGGCCTCTCACACCGATTTTATCTTTTCGATAATAGGCGAGGAGCTGGGGCTCGCGGGAGTTGCCGTGATACTGTCGCTTTTTGCGTTCTTTATATGGCAGGGGATGAAAGTCGTATTTAAAGCCGTCGATACATTCGACAGGTCGCTCGCGCTCGGTATAGTTTCGCTAATAGCCATCGAGACGATAATAAACGTAGGTGTTACAGCCGGCGCCCTACCCACAAAAGGATTACCCCTTCCTTTTATAAGCTACGGCGGTAGCGGGCTTATATTCCATCTCGTAGCGGTGGGATTGCTTTTAAACGTTGCCAAATCATGCGAGACGTGCCGATGA
- the murD gene encoding UDP-N-acetylmuramoyl-L-alanine--D-glutamate ligase, with protein sequence MNVKNKTITVVGLGNSGVNAALLLQARGAMVKITDSADTPATERAARRLEEAGVLVETGGHSEGFVKGSDLVVLSPGVEDSSPVIKWAAQLGIPVMGEMELGYRFCKGKIIAITGTNGKSTVTTLIGEMLKMGGKDTVVCGNIGNSLCGEIPRIKDDTWVVLEVSSFQLEKIEKFKPAVAVILNIRDDHMDRYTKFSDYFNEKLKIFAKQDVDDFLILNKDADELKNIPGMADAKKLFYSRLGRTGGAYVEDGKFFCTLRGKTEEICRVTDMRLKGLHNVENAMASMLAAGCAGVDASSIKKALISFTGLAHRFETVDTIDGVEYVDDSKGTTVDSTRRALESCTKPVILIAGGKDKHSDYSAVRDIVKEKVKRIVLIGEARGAIRSALTGTVEMVEACDMRDAVSMARSFATADSLVLLSPMCSSFDMFSSYKERGEVFKRAVKELKNAGSGVVE encoded by the coding sequence ATGAACGTAAAGAATAAGACGATAACGGTAGTCGGCCTGGGTAATAGCGGCGTCAACGCGGCGCTTTTATTGCAAGCGCGCGGCGCTATGGTAAAGATCACGGATTCCGCGGATACTCCCGCGACGGAACGGGCGGCTCGGCGGTTGGAAGAGGCCGGCGTTCTCGTCGAGACGGGTGGCCACTCAGAGGGTTTTGTAAAAGGCAGTGATCTTGTGGTATTGAGTCCGGGCGTGGAGGATAGTTCGCCGGTAATAAAATGGGCCGCGCAGTTGGGTATACCTGTTATGGGCGAGATGGAGCTTGGTTACCGTTTCTGCAAAGGGAAAATAATAGCGATAACCGGAACCAACGGCAAGAGCACAGTTACGACGCTTATCGGTGAGATGTTGAAGATGGGCGGGAAGGACACGGTTGTTTGCGGTAACATCGGCAACTCGCTCTGCGGTGAGATCCCGCGAATAAAAGATGATACGTGGGTTGTCCTCGAAGTCAGTTCCTTCCAATTGGAAAAGATAGAAAAATTCAAGCCTGCCGTGGCGGTTATCCTGAATATACGGGACGATCACATGGATAGATACACAAAATTCAGCGACTATTTTAATGAAAAACTTAAGATATTCGCGAAACAGGATGTGGACGACTTCCTTATATTGAACAAAGATGCCGACGAACTTAAAAATATCCCCGGCATGGCCGATGCTAAAAAATTATTTTACAGCAGACTTGGCAGGACGGGCGGCGCGTATGTCGAAGACGGTAAATTCTTCTGTACGCTACGAGGAAAAACCGAAGAGATATGCCGGGTAACCGATATGCGGCTCAAAGGACTGCATAATGTCGAGAATGCTATGGCATCAATGCTGGCGGCCGGATGCGCGGGGGTGGATGCGTCTTCGATAAAGAAGGCGCTCATTTCTTTTACCGGCCTCGCGCATAGATTTGAAACGGTAGATACGATAGACGGTGTCGAGTATGTAGACGATTCGAAGGGAACGACGGTTGATTCCACGCGCCGCGCGCTGGAGTCTTGCACCAAGCCTGTGATATTGATAGCGGGCGGCAAGGATAAACACAGCGACTACTCGGCCGTGCGCGATATAGTCAAAGAGAAGGTGAAACGCATTGTGCTTATCGGAGAGGCGCGCGGGGCGATACGAAGCGCGCTGACAGGGACTGTCGAGATGGTGGAGGCGTGCGATATGCGCGATGCCGTATCGATGGCACGATCGTTCGCGACGGCGGATTCGCTCGTTCTGCTTTCGCCGATGTGTTCCAGTTTCGACATGTTCAGTTCGTATAAGGAACGCGGTGAAGTTTTTAAAAGAGCGGTGAAAGAATTGAAAAACGCGGGTAGTGGGGTAGTGGAATGA
- the mraY gene encoding phospho-N-acetylmuramoyl-pentapeptide-transferase, with protein sequence MLYYLLYPLRDLWFGFNVFKYITFRAAMASLTAFLISLIFGPMIIRWLKEINFGQNIRREHVEQLYDLHKHKQGTPTMGGIIIILAIGSATLLWADILNQYVILTLVSFLWLGLLGFADDYIKVVKKRNLGLTAKSKLVGQIVLGLILAVYIMVFTPIPAAISIPFMKHLTINLGLCYILFVILVIVSATNAVNLTDGLDGLAIGCTVIAAITYSVLSYISGNVLLTDYLNIFYLPGSGELAVFCAAMIGAGLGFLWFNSYPATVFMGDTGSLALGGGIGVVAVFIKKELLLFLVGGIFVIEALSVVLQVLWFKTTKKRLFLMSPIHHHFQLLGWSESKIIIRFWIVGIVMALLSLATLKLQ encoded by the coding sequence ATGTTATACTATTTACTATATCCGTTACGCGATCTTTGGTTCGGTTTTAACGTATTCAAGTATATAACCTTCAGGGCCGCGATGGCCAGTTTGACGGCATTTCTCATATCGCTTATATTCGGGCCGATGATAATCAGATGGCTCAAGGAAATAAACTTCGGACAGAATATAAGGCGCGAACATGTCGAGCAGTTATACGATCTCCATAAACATAAACAGGGCACACCGACTATGGGAGGTATCATCATAATACTCGCCATAGGATCGGCTACGCTATTATGGGCTGATATTTTAAATCAGTATGTAATTTTAACACTCGTTTCATTCTTATGGCTCGGACTCCTGGGATTTGCGGATGATTATATAAAAGTGGTGAAGAAAAGAAATCTCGGCCTTACCGCAAAAAGCAAGCTCGTCGGACAGATAGTGCTCGGGCTTATTTTGGCCGTATACATCATGGTCTTTACTCCGATACCAGCCGCGATATCGATACCTTTTATGAAACATCTGACGATCAACCTGGGATTATGCTACATATTATTCGTGATACTCGTTATAGTGAGCGCGACAAACGCTGTGAACCTGACCGACGGGCTCGACGGCCTGGCTATAGGATGCACGGTAATAGCCGCGATAACCTATTCGGTCTTAAGCTATATTTCCGGCAATGTCCTGCTTACCGATTACCTTAACATATTTTATCTGCCGGGTTCCGGTGAACTCGCGGTATTTTGCGCGGCAATGATAGGCGCCGGCTTAGGGTTCTTATGGTTTAATTCATATCCCGCCACGGTATTCATGGGCGATACGGGTTCGCTTGCGCTGGGCGGCGGAATTGGCGTAGTGGCCGTATTCATAAAGAAAGAATTACTGCTATTCTTAGTCGGGGGCATATTCGTCATAGAAGCGCTTTCGGTGGTTTTGCAGGTGTTATGGTTCAAGACAACGAAGAAGAGGCTTTTCCTGATGTCGCCCATACATCACCACTTTCAGCTTCTCGGATGGTCGGAATCGAAAATAATAATAAGGTTCTGGATAGTCGGCATAGTTATGGCGCTTTTAAGCCTTGCGACATTAAAATTACAATAA
- a CDS encoding UDP-N-acetylmuramoyl-tripeptide--D-alanyl-D-alanine ligase has protein sequence MTVKEIVSITRGKLLSGDPESAIGPSRISTDSRNISKEDLFVALKGANFDGNDFVAEVLKKGALGAIVSSDQGRVKDFYARSRHGKVIIQVADTTKALQDIAAYHRAQFNIPVVCVTGSNGKTTVKDMAWHLLSTKYNVLRNEGTQNNHIGVPLTLLRLNKTHQICVLELGTNHNGEIALLAAIARPTTAVMTNIGPSHLEFLGSLRGVFEAKSEIFPYIRKGGLLILNGDDKFLSNIKNKNLDIVKYGFTAANFLKAKMVASGSWKTSFIVNNKMEFDLNVLGEHNVYNALAAIAVALNFGIEHKAMREALSDYRPANMRLEPVKTRGVDIINDSYNSNPLSMMRAIEVVKHYPARARWIVSADMLELGRESEKFHRMIGEAIAKSGADGLMTFGELSKYTLSQAKSSGMAPDRLWHCSSHDEIAKLLKKMVKKGDVVLFKGSRSMKMERVLEKFQKI, from the coding sequence ATGACGGTAAAAGAGATTGTAAGTATAACACGCGGGAAATTATTATCGGGCGATCCGGAATCGGCGATAGGCCCGTCGCGCATATCTACCGATTCCAGAAATATATCGAAGGAAGATCTATTCGTCGCGCTTAAAGGCGCGAACTTTGATGGCAATGATTTCGTCGCCGAGGTCCTGAAGAAAGGCGCCCTCGGCGCTATCGTATCGTCAGACCAGGGTCGCGTAAAAGATTTTTATGCTCGATCCCGGCACGGCAAAGTTATTATCCAGGTCGCAGATACGACGAAGGCTTTACAGGATATCGCCGCGTATCATCGCGCGCAATTCAATATACCGGTTGTGTGTGTTACCGGCTCGAACGGCAAGACGACGGTTAAGGACATGGCCTGGCATCTTTTGTCGACGAAATATAATGTACTGCGTAACGAGGGCACTCAGAATAACCATATAGGCGTGCCTCTGACGCTTTTGAGGCTTAATAAGACCCACCAGATATGCGTGCTGGAGCTCGGCACCAATCACAACGGCGAAATAGCCCTGCTCGCCGCGATCGCGCGGCCGACTACGGCGGTGATGACGAACATAGGCCCGTCGCATCTGGAATTTCTCGGGAGCCTTAGAGGCGTATTCGAGGCGAAGTCGGAGATATTCCCGTATATCCGTAAAGGCGGCCTTCTTATCCTGAACGGCGATGATAAATTTCTGTCTAATATTAAAAATAAAAACCTGGATATAGTAAAATACGGTTTTACCGCCGCTAATTTTTTAAAGGCGAAGATGGTTGCTTCCGGCAGTTGGAAGACAAGTTTTATCGTAAATAATAAGATGGAGTTTGACCTTAACGTCCTAGGTGAGCATAATGTTTATAATGCGCTGGCGGCCATCGCGGTCGCGCTCAATTTCGGTATCGAGCATAAAGCTATGCGAGAGGCGCTGTCGGATTACAGGCCGGCCAATATGCGGCTTGAGCCGGTAAAGACGCGCGGGGTCGACATAATAAACGATTCATATAATTCTAATCCACTTTCGATGATGCGCGCGATCGAAGTAGTTAAGCATTATCCGGCGCGCGCCAGATGGATCGTGAGCGCCGATATGCTGGAATTGGGCCGGGAGAGCGAGAAGTTTCACAGAATGATAGGTGAAGCGATAGCGAAGTCAGGCGCAGACGGGCTTATGACGTTCGGGGAACTCTCGAAATATACGCTGTCTCAGGCGAAGTCGAGCGGGATGGCGCCCGACAGGTTGTGGCACTGTTCATCGCATGACGAGATAGCAAAGCTTCTGAAGAAGATGGTAAAAAAAGGGGACGTAGTATTATTTAAAGGCTCGCGCAGTATGAAGATGGAGCGGGTTTTGGAGAAGTTTCAAAAGATTTAA
- a CDS encoding UDP-N-acetylmuramoyl-L-alanyl-D-glutamate--2,6-diaminopimelate ligase produces MLPVELLKGIEYKLSGGPAETSFGRMTNDSRSVRSGDLFVAFRGYGADGYVFIGDALAKGAAAVVSEKDFNAPDDIVKILVEDTRKALPVMADNFYGHPSRRMKMVGITGTNGKTTITYLIESILRAARKEPGVIGTINYRALGKVTPAVNTTPGPLELQSILAGMAQEAVTHVVMEVSSHALDQGRVDSILYDAAVFTNITPEHLDYHKTVEDYFKAKAGIFERLKGGGVAILNTDDPKVASLKGATLKRTITYGLAGNPDIMARDIRLSLDGSRFCVVTPKGVFNVSSPLVGRYNVSNILAATAVCYDAGLDFETIKRGIEALKNVPGRLETVECDRPFKVFVDFAHTEDALYNMLSMIKEVSKAPVVTVFGCGGNRDKTKRPLMGKVACKLSDRVIITSDNPRFEEPDAIIGDILAGVKGCFLNYETEPDRRKAIGKALSIAGDGSIVVIAGKGHENYQIVKDKVLHFDDREVVKENLGSRSARRK; encoded by the coding sequence ATGCTCCCGGTAGAACTTTTAAAGGGAATTGAATATAAGCTGTCAGGCGGCCCCGCGGAAACATCTTTTGGCCGGATGACGAACGACTCTAGATCTGTCCGTAGCGGCGATCTTTTCGTGGCGTTTCGTGGGTACGGCGCAGACGGATATGTTTTTATAGGCGACGCTCTGGCGAAAGGCGCGGCCGCGGTAGTGTCGGAAAAAGATTTTAACGCGCCTGACGATATAGTAAAGATACTGGTTGAAGATACGCGCAAGGCTCTGCCTGTAATGGCGGATAATTTTTATGGCCACCCATCACGCAGGATGAAGATGGTGGGCATTACCGGCACAAACGGCAAGACGACGATAACGTATCTGATCGAGAGCATATTGCGCGCGGCGCGTAAAGAACCGGGAGTGATCGGCACGATAAACTATCGAGCGCTCGGCAAGGTAACGCCGGCGGTAAATACGACGCCGGGCCCGCTCGAACTGCAGTCGATACTCGCCGGCATGGCGCAGGAGGCGGTTACGCACGTAGTTATGGAGGTATCGAGTCACGCGCTGGACCAGGGGCGCGTTGATTCTATCCTGTATGACGCGGCTGTGTTCACGAATATAACGCCCGAACATCTTGATTATCATAAGACGGTCGAGGATTATTTTAAGGCGAAGGCCGGAATATTCGAAAGATTGAAGGGTGGAGGGGTTGCGATACTGAATACGGATGACCCGAAAGTCGCGTCGCTGAAAGGCGCGACGCTCAAGCGTACGATCACTTACGGATTGGCGGGTAATCCTGACATAATGGCCAGGGATATCAGATTGTCGCTTGATGGTTCGCGCTTTTGCGTCGTGACGCCGAAAGGCGTTTTTAATGTTTCAAGTCCGTTGGTGGGAAGGTATAACGTCTCGAATATTCTTGCCGCGACCGCTGTATGTTACGACGCCGGACTGGATTTTGAAACGATAAAAAGAGGCATAGAAGCGCTTAAGAACGTGCCGGGCAGGCTCGAGACGGTGGAATGTGATCGGCCGTTTAAAGTATTTGTCGATTTTGCCCATACGGAAGACGCGCTGTATAATATGTTGTCGATGATAAAAGAGGTCTCGAAGGCTCCCGTGGTGACCGTATTCGGCTGTGGCGGCAATAGAGACAAGACAAAGCGGCCGCTCATGGGCAAAGTCGCCTGTAAATTGTCAGATCGTGTTATAATAACTTCCGACAATCCGAGATTCGAAGAACCCGATGCCATAATCGGCGATATTTTGGCCGGCGTGAAGGGTTGTTTTTTAAATTACGAAACGGAACCGGATAGGCGAAAGGCGATAGGTAAGGCGTTGAGTATCGCCGGAGACGGCAGTATAGTTGTCATAGCCGGCAAAGGCCACGAGAATTATCAGATCGTGAAGGATAAGGTACTGCATTTCGACGATCGTGAAGTTGTAAAAGAAAATTTGGGATCGAGGAGCGCAAGGCGGAAATGA
- a CDS encoding penicillin-binding transpeptidase domain-containing protein produces the protein MHSGKSRSRQIAVFVLFFIALAVLIIRLFYLQVLKHKFYYNLANEQHTVSVEIPPTRGTIYDSSMRVLAVNLNSNSVFVNSREVKDKKAVAKKLAGILNLSDSYILQRLSRDKAFVWIKRKISPQEELEIKKLKIPGVAVIKESKRFYPDKSLACHAIGTVNIDNVGLEGLELLYNKYLKGESGWLISTQDAKRKLLESYQYEFIPAKDGFGLVLTIDEVIQNIAERELYKMYDKYNAKGASIVVMDPRTGDILALANFPNFDLNNPGKRAADAVRNRAINDFFEPGSVFKIVAASGLLEEKLVTFQTKFDCENGQWKIGRRILHDHTPHGVLPFKEVIEVSSNIGTVKAASLLGAKGMFKYIEAFGIREKTGIDLPGEVSGMNRNISKWSGSSMYAIPMGQEVTTTAIQLACAIAVIADNGYLVRPRVVKRILDPKGQIVKDIQPVIRRRVLSTQTVMKMRSILMGVVTSGTGKKARIEDYSTGGKTGTAQKVEPGGVYSHDRFVASFIGFAPVENPVLAVAVCVDEPRPVYYGGDVAAPVFKKVVDDSLKYLNAKGVYAPGRTFKGN, from the coding sequence GTGCATAGCGGAAAGTCCCGATCACGGCAGATCGCCGTATTTGTCCTGTTCTTCATAGCCCTCGCGGTTCTTATCATACGTCTTTTCTATCTCCAGGTATTAAAGCACAAGTTCTATTATAATCTGGCCAACGAGCAACATACCGTTTCAGTCGAAATACCTCCCACGCGCGGTACCATATACGATTCCTCGATGCGCGTTCTGGCCGTGAACCTCAACAGCAATTCCGTCTTTGTCAATTCCCGCGAGGTCAAAGATAAGAAAGCTGTAGCAAAAAAACTTGCCGGAATATTAAATTTAAGCGACTCGTATATTCTCCAGCGTCTTTCCAGGGACAAGGCCTTCGTGTGGATAAAAAGGAAGATATCGCCGCAGGAAGAGCTCGAGATCAAAAAGCTTAAGATACCCGGAGTGGCGGTAATAAAGGAGTCGAAGAGGTTTTATCCCGACAAGTCCCTGGCCTGCCATGCGATAGGGACCGTCAATATAGATAACGTAGGCCTCGAAGGTTTGGAGCTTTTATACAATAAATATCTGAAGGGTGAGAGCGGTTGGCTTATATCCACTCAGGATGCGAAAAGAAAACTACTCGAATCCTACCAGTATGAATTCATACCCGCCAAAGACGGTTTTGGGCTGGTGCTCACCATCGACGAGGTGATACAAAATATCGCTGAACGCGAACTCTACAAGATGTACGACAAATACAACGCCAAGGGCGCGTCTATAGTGGTGATGGATCCGCGGACCGGGGATATCCTGGCGCTCGCGAACTTTCCGAATTTTGACCTCAATAATCCGGGCAAGCGCGCCGCCGACGCGGTACGTAACAGGGCCATCAACGATTTCTTCGAACCGGGAAGCGTCTTCAAAATAGTCGCGGCGAGCGGCCTTCTGGAGGAGAAGTTGGTTACATTCCAGACGAAGTTCGATTGTGAAAATGGACAGTGGAAGATCGGCAGAAGGATATTGCATGACCATACGCCGCATGGCGTCCTGCCGTTTAAAGAAGTGATAGAAGTTTCCAGTAATATAGGTACGGTAAAGGCGGCCAGTCTTCTGGGCGCGAAAGGTATGTTCAAGTACATTGAGGCATTCGGCATTCGCGAAAAGACGGGTATAGATCTCCCGGGTGAAGTTTCCGGGATGAACAGAAATATATCGAAATGGTCCGGTTCGAGCATGTACGCGATACCGATGGGGCAGGAGGTTACCACTACTGCGATCCAGCTTGCGTGTGCCATCGCGGTAATCGCGGATAATGGTTATCTGGTCAGGCCCAGAGTTGTAAAAAGGATACTTGATCCCAAGGGTCAGATTGTGAAGGATATTCAACCGGTTATACGGAGGCGGGTGCTGTCGACGCAGACTGTGATGAAGATGCGCAGTATATTGATGGGGGTTGTGACCAGCGGCACCGGTAAGAAGGCGCGCATAGAAGATTATTCCACCGGAGGTAAAACGGGGACCGCGCAGAAGGTGGAGCCGGGAGGCGTTTATTCGCACGACCGGTTTGTGGCGTCGTTTATAGGGTTTGCGCCGGTCGAGAACCCGGTATTGGCTGTGGCGGTATGTGTGGATGAGCCGCGCCCGGTGTATTACGGCGGAGACGTGGCGGCGCCGGTATTTAAAAAAGTTGTGGATGATTCTCTCAAATATTTGAACGCGAAGGGCGTGTATGCTCCCGGTAGAACTTTTAAAGGGAATTGA
- the rsmH gene encoding 16S rRNA (cytosine(1402)-N(4))-methyltransferase RsmH: MHQPVMLEEVISSLNLKRGDVVLDATVGGGGHSKEILRRITPGGLLIGLDADEVAIKTASENLKEFTGSFRLINENFRNIDRVLSKENVKMLNAVILDVGVSSFQLDDSARGFSIKDDARLDMRMNRNLEISAFEIINRYKEQDLSDIIYKYGEERLSRKIAKRIIEERSKKPIETTTELAEIVRRAIGRNRKNFKIDPATRTFQAIRIAVNDELAALEEGIKKSVSWLDIGARIAVISFHSLEDRIVKNLFKGYAALGVLRIITKKPLGASPEEIVRNPRSRSGRLRIAERI, translated from the coding sequence GTGCACCAGCCGGTGATGCTTGAGGAAGTTATAAGTTCTTTGAACTTGAAACGCGGGGATGTTGTGCTCGATGCCACGGTAGGCGGGGGCGGGCACTCTAAAGAGATATTAAGGCGGATAACGCCCGGCGGTCTGTTGATAGGATTGGACGCAGATGAGGTTGCCATAAAAACGGCTTCCGAAAACCTGAAAGAATTTACCGGTAGTTTCCGGCTTATAAATGAAAATTTTAGAAATATCGACAGGGTTCTTTCTAAAGAAAATGTAAAGATGCTCAACGCGGTGATTTTAGATGTGGGCGTTTCATCATTCCAGCTTGATGACAGCGCCAGAGGGTTCAGCATAAAAGACGATGCGCGCCTGGACATGAGGATGAACCGGAATCTTGAAATAAGCGCGTTTGAGATAATAAATAGGTACAAAGAGCAGGATCTTTCTGATATTATATATAAATATGGCGAAGAGCGGCTTTCGAGAAAGATCGCAAAACGAATAATCGAAGAACGTTCGAAAAAGCCGATAGAGACGACAACGGAATTGGCGGAGATAGTGCGGCGGGCGATAGGGCGCAACCGCAAGAATTTTAAGATAGATCCCGCCACCAGGACATTTCAGGCGATAAGGATAGCGGTCAACGATGAACTTGCGGCGCTGGAAGAAGGTATAAAAAAATCCGTTTCCTGGCTTGATATAGGCGCAAGAATAGCGGTAATATCGTTTCATTCTCTTGAAGATCGAATAGTCAAAAACCTGTTTAAAGGTTATGCGGCTCTCGGAGTCCTCAGGATTATAACGAAGAAGCCGCTTGGCGCTTCGCCCGAAGAGATAGTCCGGAATCCCAGGTCGCGAAGCGGCCGGTTGAGGATCGCGGAAAGGATATAG
- the mraZ gene encoding division/cell wall cluster transcriptional repressor MraZ, translating to MFYGEYEHTIDKKGRLIIPSKFRESFKEYDIEKFYITRGLDKCLFLFTENEWKTQESKFKSVSFTKSESRKFNRLYFSGASEIECDKQGRILIPKYLKDYASIKRDVMIIGVSNRIEVWSQDAWREYYNSSKESFEDIAEKLMTEES from the coding sequence ATGTTTTATGGTGAATATGAACACACCATAGATAAAAAGGGAAGGCTTATCATACCTTCCAAATTCCGCGAATCCTTCAAGGAATATGACATAGAGAAATTCTATATAACCAGAGGATTGGATAAATGCCTTTTTCTATTTACGGAGAACGAATGGAAAACTCAGGAGTCGAAGTTCAAGTCGGTGTCCTTTACCAAGTCCGAATCGAGAAAGTTCAACCGGTTATATTTTTCCGGGGCGAGCGAGATCGAGTGCGACAAGCAGGGGAGGATACTGATACCGAAGTATTTGAAAGATTACGCCTCGATTAAAAGAGACGTGATGATAATCGGAGTATCGAACAGGATAGAGGTCTGGTCCCAAGACGCGTGGCGTGAGTATTATAATAGCTCTAAAGAGTCGTTCGAAGACATAGCAGAAAAGCTGATGACCGAAGAAAGCTGA